DNA sequence from the Bacteroidales bacterium genome:
AAAATAATCAACGACCCGGTTTACGGGTTTATCGCCATCCCTAGCGACCTGATATTTGATGTGATAGAGCACCCCTGGTTTCAGCGTTTGCGACGAATCAAGCAGCTTGGCCTGACCCAACTTGTTTACCCGGGTGCACTCCATACGCGATTCCATCACGCCATTGGTGCCATGCACCTGATGCAGCAGGCAATAGATTCGCTGCGGTTGAAGGGGCAGGAGATTACTTCGGAAGAAGCCAATGGCGCACTATTGGCAATCCTTCTGCATGATATTGGTCATGGTCCGTATTCTCATGCGCTTGAACACAGCATTGTGCATGGAATGGATCATGAAGAATTGTCCATGTTGTTTATCCGGGAACTAAACACGCAGTTTGGCAACCAGCTTGAAACGGCCCTGGCCATTTTCAGCAACCGTTATCCCAAACGGTTCCTGCACCAGTTGGTTGCCAGTCAGCTCGATATGGACCGTCTTGACTATCTTAAACGCGACAGCTTTTTCACCGGAGTATCTGAAGGTGTTATCTCCACGGATCGCATCATCAAAATGCTGAATGTTTCAGGCGATGAACTTGTGGTCGAAGCAAAAGGTATCTACTCTGTTGAGAAATTTATCATTGCCAGAAGGCTGATGTACTGGCAGGTATATTTTCATAAAACAGTGCTCAGCGCCGAACAGATGATTATAAAGTTGTTGCAACGTGCCCAGTACCTGGCGCAGCAAAATATCCCGATTTTTGCTACTCCTGCTTTTCTCCAATTCCTGCAGCATAATTATTCAGCTTCAGATTTCAGAAACAATCCGGATTTGCTGGATGCTTTTTCCCGTCTCGACGATTTCGATATTCTGACTTCAATGAAGGTATGGTGCGGGCATGAGGATAAAATTCTTTCTTCACTTAGCTGCTTCCTGATAGAGCGCCGGCTTTTTGCACTTGAAATTTCTAATATCCCCTTACCAGAAAACAGGCTTGCGGATCTGAGGTTACAAGCAGCCAGGTATTTTGAAATTGCTCTTGAAGATGCAGGATATTTTGTTTTTGAAGGAACCATAACCAATAATGCTTACGACCCTACCAAGGACAAAATCCATATCCTGAACAAAGACGGAAGTATTACCGATATTGCTGAAGCTTCTGACCAGCTGAATGTTTCCGTGCTCTCAGCTCCGGTATCAAAATATTACGTTGGATATCCAAAAGAGTTAAGGGTTTAACTTTTGAACTC
Encoded proteins:
- a CDS encoding HD domain-containing protein, whose protein sequence is MPTSLNKRKIINDPVYGFIAIPSDLIFDVIEHPWFQRLRRIKQLGLTQLVYPGALHTRFHHAIGAMHLMQQAIDSLRLKGQEITSEEANGALLAILLHDIGHGPYSHALEHSIVHGMDHEELSMLFIRELNTQFGNQLETALAIFSNRYPKRFLHQLVASQLDMDRLDYLKRDSFFTGVSEGVISTDRIIKMLNVSGDELVVEAKGIYSVEKFIIARRLMYWQVYFHKTVLSAEQMIIKLLQRAQYLAQQNIPIFATPAFLQFLQHNYSASDFRNNPDLLDAFSRLDDFDILTSMKVWCGHEDKILSSLSCFLIERRLFALEISNIPLPENRLADLRLQAARYFEIALEDAGYFVFEGTITNNAYDPTKDKIHILNKDGSITDIAEASDQLNVSVLSAPVSKYYVGYPKELRV